A DNA window from Niabella yanshanensis contains the following coding sequences:
- the metH gene encoding methionine synthase, whose translation MSVIKPYLRLSGLEPLIVRPETNFINIGERTNVTGSKKFARLIRENKYEEALSVARQQVENGAQVIDINMDDALLDGVQAMTTFVNLLQSEPDICKVPLMIDSSKFEIIEAGLKCVQGKCIVNSISLKEGEQKFIEQAITCQNYGAAVIVMAFDEKGQADTEDRKVEICHRAYKILTEQLGFKGHDIIFDPNIFAVATGLEEHNNYGVDFIEATRRIKQLMPLAGVSGGVSNLSFSFRGNEPVREAMHSVFLYYAIKAGMNMGIVNAGQLVVYDEIEPQLKQLCEDVILNRNNTNNEATDKLITFAETVKSEGKVEKKNDAWRDNTVEERLKHALVNGITDYIDTDTEEARQKYPRPLEVIEGPLMAGMDVVGDLFGAGKMFLPQVVKSARVMKKSVAWLTPFIEEEKLANPAAQAGGAGKVLLATVKGDVHDIGKNIVGVVLGCNGYDVIDLGVMVPADKILDTAEREGAHIIGLSGLITPSLDEMVHVAHEMKRRNMKQPLLIGGATTSRMHTAVKIAPQYDNGVMHILDASRSVTAVSTLLGKDKQELLNKTSEEYEGLRQQFANKNKKDLIAYKDAVAAKESLDWDSYTPTQPAIDEVKVFKDFDLGEIAKYLDWSPFFIAWEMPGRYPQVLSDEKFGAEATKLLAEAQKMVERIVEEKWFTADGVIGFWPATSNNADTITIEANGTEVKLESLRQQSKKAAGHFNFSLADFVMPKEKGQDYMGAFAVTIHGAKQHIDRFAAEFDDYNKIMVQVLADRFVEAFAECLHEKSRKEYWGYAKDENLTNKDLIWEEYDGIRPAPGYPACPDHTEKYKLFDLLKVTDNIGITLTESLAMDPPASVCGWYFAHPKSHYFGLGKIGKDQLEDYAKRKGMSIEDAERWLSPVLE comes from the coding sequence ATGTCAGTTATCAAACCATATCTCCGTCTTTCGGGCTTAGAACCTCTAATTGTACGCCCTGAAACGAATTTTATCAATATCGGCGAGAGAACCAATGTAACGGGTTCTAAAAAATTTGCACGTCTTATTCGTGAAAATAAGTACGAAGAAGCATTAAGCGTAGCACGCCAACAGGTAGAGAACGGCGCACAGGTTATCGATATTAATATGGATGATGCGCTGTTAGATGGCGTACAAGCTATGACCACCTTTGTCAACCTCCTGCAAAGTGAGCCCGATATATGCAAAGTGCCTTTGATGATTGACTCTTCAAAATTTGAAATTATTGAAGCTGGTTTGAAATGTGTACAGGGAAAATGTATCGTAAACTCTATTTCTTTAAAAGAAGGAGAACAAAAGTTTATTGAACAGGCTATCACCTGTCAAAACTATGGCGCAGCAGTTATTGTAATGGCCTTCGACGAGAAAGGACAGGCAGATACAGAAGATAGAAAAGTGGAAATTTGTCATCGGGCTTATAAGATACTGACAGAGCAACTTGGTTTTAAAGGCCATGATATTATTTTTGATCCGAACATATTTGCAGTTGCAACTGGTTTGGAAGAGCATAATAATTATGGCGTAGACTTTATCGAAGCCACCCGTCGTATAAAGCAACTTATGCCATTGGCGGGGGTAAGTGGCGGGGTTAGTAACTTATCATTTTCTTTCAGAGGTAATGAGCCGGTACGCGAAGCGATGCACTCCGTTTTTTTATACTACGCTATTAAGGCCGGTATGAATATGGGTATCGTTAATGCAGGCCAGTTGGTGGTGTATGATGAAATAGAGCCACAATTGAAGCAGCTTTGCGAAGACGTTATTCTTAATCGTAATAATACGAATAATGAAGCGACAGACAAGCTGATCACTTTTGCGGAAACCGTTAAATCTGAAGGCAAGGTAGAAAAGAAAAACGATGCATGGCGTGATAATACAGTAGAAGAACGCCTGAAACATGCGCTGGTAAATGGTATTACAGATTATATTGATACGGATACTGAGGAAGCAAGGCAAAAGTATCCGCGGCCTTTGGAGGTTATTGAGGGGCCTTTAATGGCGGGTATGGATGTAGTAGGAGATTTGTTCGGCGCCGGAAAAATGTTTCTGCCGCAGGTGGTGAAAAGTGCGCGCGTGATGAAAAAATCCGTGGCCTGGTTAACGCCTTTTATTGAAGAGGAGAAGTTAGCTAACCCGGCAGCACAGGCTGGCGGTGCGGGCAAAGTTTTATTAGCGACCGTGAAAGGGGATGTACATGATATCGGTAAAAATATTGTGGGCGTTGTATTAGGCTGTAATGGATATGATGTAATTGATTTGGGCGTAATGGTGCCTGCTGATAAGATACTGGATACTGCCGAAAGGGAAGGTGCGCATATTATTGGACTGAGTGGCTTAATTACGCCGTCGCTGGATGAGATGGTTCACGTAGCCCATGAAATGAAGCGTCGCAATATGAAACAACCTTTATTAATTGGGGGGGCTACTACTTCCCGCATGCATACTGCCGTGAAGATTGCTCCCCAGTATGATAACGGTGTAATGCATATTCTGGATGCGTCCAGAAGTGTAACTGCGGTAAGCACTTTGCTGGGAAAAGACAAGCAGGAATTGCTGAATAAAACCAGCGAGGAATATGAAGGCTTGCGTCAGCAATTTGCAAATAAGAATAAGAAAGATCTGATTGCTTATAAAGATGCTGTAGCTGCTAAAGAGTCCCTGGACTGGGATAGCTACACGCCCACTCAGCCAGCCATAGATGAAGTTAAGGTGTTTAAAGATTTTGATCTCGGAGAAATAGCAAAATACCTCGATTGGAGCCCGTTTTTTATAGCCTGGGAAATGCCCGGTAGATATCCACAGGTATTAAGTGATGAAAAGTTTGGAGCAGAAGCAACCAAACTTTTGGCCGAAGCGCAGAAGATGGTCGAACGAATTGTCGAAGAAAAATGGTTTACTGCTGATGGTGTTATTGGCTTCTGGCCAGCTACCAGTAACAATGCAGATACGATTACCATTGAAGCCAACGGAACAGAAGTGAAACTCGAATCATTACGTCAGCAGTCAAAGAAAGCAGCCGGACATTTCAACTTCTCTTTAGCCGACTTTGTAATGCCTAAAGAGAAAGGGCAGGACTACATGGGAGCTTTTGCAGTTACTATTCATGGTGCGAAGCAGCACATAGACAGGTTTGCCGCAGAGTTTGATGATTATAATAAGATCATGGTTCAGGTTTTAGCTGATCGGTTTGTAGAAGCTTTTGCTGAATGTCTGCATGAAAAATCAAGAAAAGAATATTGGGGTTATGCAAAAGATGAGAACCTAACCAATAAAGACCTGATATGGGAAGAATACGATGGCATAAGACCTGCGCCGGGATATCCCGCCTGTCCTGATCATACAGAAAAATACAAGTTGTTTGATTTATTGAAAGTAACAGATAATATAGGCATCACCTTAACCGAAAGCCTGGCAATGGATCCTCCCGCTTCGGTATGCGGATGGTATTTTGCTCATCCTAAAAGCCATTATTTTGGGTTAGGCAAAATAGGCAAAGATCAATTGGAAGATTATGCAAAAAGAAAAGGCATGAGTATCGAAGACGCAGAAAGATGGTTGAGCCCGGTTCTGGAATAA
- a CDS encoding 6-bladed beta-propeller, whose protein sequence is MRKWITIFCLSACYAVMGQNGKELYFQPGFASGANASKVFEEINYIPLETTKKSVFGRIKQLLVSDEYFIIWDADTNFIYFFDKKGKFIKKYRPPNCTIKSIQLDKARNAIFISGSNKNYNFSPAEVEKMMEDPTNKSFARFTWSAYYDLADIHKEKIQRLKGFSLSLVDPTIYNNNQWAYSYIFANRKFADQTEYELKVYDGEKNISQYFPYNKRNDAYYFKPGQVSFFPTDNPGVLLFTRPYHYGIYKLTSDSTSLLYSLILPFENSLSKAFFAHPFRSKNDFDQYRSQNGSFVWKIENVYQLRQYLFFSLDYNRSPRDRNFLFDESTNRFYATGKIIADSANAFLPVLSTGIQYSDGHYLYTSASSSIMFQNKDYNQAKSPQYKPVIKQYFEKGTRADNPVIIQLKPKNKIG, encoded by the coding sequence ATGAGAAAATGGATAACGATTTTTTGCCTGTCGGCATGTTATGCTGTCATGGGCCAAAACGGAAAGGAGCTGTACTTTCAGCCGGGCTTTGCATCGGGTGCCAATGCGTCAAAAGTATTTGAGGAAATCAACTATATACCTCTCGAAACAACCAAAAAAAGCGTTTTTGGCCGGATAAAGCAGTTATTGGTATCTGACGAATACTTTATTATTTGGGATGCTGACACCAACTTCATTTATTTTTTTGATAAAAAAGGAAAATTTATAAAGAAATACAGGCCGCCTAACTGCACTATTAAATCCATACAATTAGACAAGGCCAGGAATGCCATCTTCATCTCGGGCAGCAATAAGAACTATAATTTTTCGCCTGCCGAAGTAGAGAAAATGATGGAAGACCCCACTAATAAGTCCTTTGCAAGATTTACCTGGTCGGCTTACTATGATCTGGCCGATATTCATAAAGAAAAAATTCAGCGATTAAAAGGGTTTAGTTTGTCCCTGGTTGATCCTACCATTTATAATAACAATCAATGGGCTTATAGCTACATATTTGCGAATCGTAAGTTTGCTGACCAAACAGAGTATGAGCTAAAAGTGTATGACGGGGAAAAGAACATCAGTCAGTATTTCCCATATAATAAGCGAAACGATGCTTACTATTTCAAGCCCGGACAGGTTTCTTTTTTCCCAACCGATAATCCGGGAGTATTATTATTTACCCGGCCCTATCATTATGGAATATATAAATTGACAAGCGATAGCACATCGCTGTTGTATTCATTAATTCTGCCTTTCGAGAATTCTCTTTCCAAAGCTTTTTTCGCTCATCCTTTTCGTTCGAAAAATGATTTCGACCAGTATCGCTCGCAAAACGGAAGCTTTGTGTGGAAAATTGAGAATGTATACCAGCTCCGGCAATACCTGTTTTTCTCGCTTGATTATAACCGCAGTCCCAGGGACCGCAACTTTTTATTTGATGAATCAACCAATCGGTTTTATGCAACCGGCAAAATAATCGCTGATAGCGCCAATGCATTTTTGCCGGTTCTTTCAACCGGTATTCAGTACAGCGATGGTCATTATTTATACACGAGCGCTTCGTCCTCTATCATGTTTCAGAATAAGGACTACAACCAGGCAAAGAGCCCGCAATATAAACCAGTCATCAAACAATATTTTGAAAAGGGTACCCGTGCAGATAATCCGGTTATCATTCAATTAAAACCCAAAAATAAGATCGGATAA
- a CDS encoding YqgE/AlgH family protein produces MSNYQGKILSSTPSMDDPNFDSSVVFVAEHNEQGALGFVINKIFARSLNELVEFSSSPAFPLYEGGPVDQEHLYFVHRRNELIPGATPIIDDMYLGGDFKKTIEQINNKNLTSKDIKIFIGYCGWDTGDLEAEIAEGSWEVKEPDADGLFGH; encoded by the coding sequence ATGAGCAATTACCAGGGAAAGATATTGAGCAGCACGCCTTCCATGGATGATCCTAATTTCGATTCATCTGTTGTTTTTGTAGCTGAACACAATGAGCAGGGCGCCTTAGGATTTGTGATCAATAAAATTTTTGCCCGTTCGTTAAACGAGCTGGTTGAATTCAGCAGCAGCCCTGCATTTCCCTTATATGAAGGCGGCCCGGTTGACCAGGAGCATCTTTACTTTGTTCATCGCCGCAATGAGCTGATACCGGGAGCCACACCTATTATTGATGATATGTACCTGGGAGGTGATTTTAAAAAGACAATCGAACAAATCAATAATAAAAATCTTACCTCAAAAGACATTAAAATATTTATAGGCTATTGCGGCTGGGATACCGGCGACCTGGAAGCAGAAATTGCGGAAGGCAGCTGGGAGGTAAAAGAACCGGATGCAGATGGTTTATTTGGTCATTAA
- a CDS encoding alpha/beta hydrolase: MLRKLSLLLLLCGIAFHVFAQDYILKENVPYVAKTEKDAYKKSRCVLDIYYPKDKKGFATVVWFHGGGLEGGEKGIPQELKNKGIAVIAANYRLSPKTKSPAYIEDAAEAVAWTFKHIDSLGGSADHIYVSGHSAGGYLALMVGLDKKYLAQFGTDANRIRGLLPISGQTNTHYTIRKERGLPMETPIVDALAPLNVVRKDIPPTLLITGDKNLEMMARYEENAHLYAVLKGIGVKEVELHELQGFNHGDVYAPACYLIVDWIRKHGK, from the coding sequence ATGTTACGCAAGCTCTCTTTACTGTTGTTATTGTGCGGTATCGCCTTTCATGTTTTTGCACAGGATTATATTCTTAAAGAGAATGTCCCCTATGTGGCTAAAACAGAAAAAGATGCGTATAAAAAGTCTCGTTGTGTGTTGGATATCTATTATCCAAAAGACAAGAAAGGCTTTGCCACTGTGGTATGGTTTCATGGAGGCGGCCTGGAAGGCGGTGAGAAGGGCATTCCGCAGGAATTAAAAAACAAGGGTATTGCCGTAATTGCTGCTAATTATCGTTTAAGTCCAAAGACTAAAAGCCCTGCTTATATTGAGGATGCGGCTGAAGCAGTAGCCTGGACGTTTAAGCATATTGATTCATTAGGTGGCAGTGCTGATCATATCTATGTTTCAGGACATTCCGCCGGCGGTTACCTGGCTTTGATGGTTGGGTTGGATAAAAAATATCTGGCTCAATTTGGAACAGATGCCAATCGTATTCGCGGACTGTTACCTATAAGTGGACAAACCAATACGCATTATACAATCAGGAAAGAGCGCGGCTTGCCGATGGAAACACCCATTGTAGATGCATTAGCACCATTAAACGTAGTTCGGAAAGATATACCTCCTACATTGCTGATTACCGGCGATAAAAACCTGGAAATGATGGCAAGGTACGAGGAGAATGCGCACTTATATGCCGTGCTAAAAGGGATAGGTGTTAAAGAAGTGGAGTTGCATGAATTGCAGGGATTTAATCATGGTGATGTATATGCGCCCGCCTGCTACCTGATAGTGGATTGGATCAGAAAGCATGGTAAATAA
- a CDS encoding TonB-dependent receptor encodes MRILITALFIAFLPSLLLAQKDTTRSGSITGIVKDSADDYALQSVTITLYKKSDSSLVNYHITGEDGAFTFNDIPFFTPVNINFSFTGYNPFSKTITLDSTNRSFNFKNLFLAKSQGTMDEVVVKAVVPITMNGDTLEINPAAFKLDSNAVVEDMLRRVPGVTMWGDGTITVNGRKVNNVYVDGKPFFGSDPAMATQNLPKNAIEKIQVYKETDYSKDNIDDNPADSMLTMNIKLREDKKFGYFGKAGAGIGTDDRYEFDGSGLAYNKKMRGGIAASMNNINKSAGLQEMFQQSTYRNYNPNNRYVANFGSNGINRVLFLGGSMQYDFSQTNNSRFNNQLRANYDFRNTRNFTTSTTDSRNSATDVVFLQDSRQESTSENNTHNAGLNYNKRDQDKDFAVNLSFNSGTSERNSTSSSDKAIEDGTRVSESSNASISQGSNNGINFSTSFRNKDDDDRNLKSFGINYNLGYNQSENESRNITDFISYENADDNRYFNRRNNSESSSFNNSLGMNYNALKRLLFGNFSLWNINMVLNNNVSFSRSDVSSFVSDYDSLTGHYIGNDSLTNDNRVTRIEDRPSLRLSKNFTRRLSDRFNRYINVSANIQGQFLTEKNESSFDYRNIDRSFSFFTPSAAVGYNYQRFNKYTIEANLSGNSTPSIPSVDQLRPIIDTSTNVYNINLGNANLRPSVTNGVNFNFNYRREQPSRKADLSFEVNGAASGVNDGIVDSSFYNRQNGRRTIYMINMDGRRNYSAGFTGRTSFKLKNNKVLQFNYSLNYTNTTSPNYVDGLYNIAKANGLTHNLGVFYTLGDIGNIQASQAINTNSSRQSSRNLQSLNAVNYITQGNLNLSPIRDLTISTTINYVTNNTTNQSSTLWNAFATYRFLPTKQAEVKLSAMDILKKNQNISTTAGLTNLSTTVSNGLQQFFMVTLSYYPRKFGGGGRRGGGRGESGEGRGGERRNFERRGSGGGGFGGGMRGRN; translated from the coding sequence ATGCGGATACTAATAACTGCGCTGTTTATAGCTTTTTTACCCTCTTTGCTATTAGCCCAAAAAGATACTACGCGTAGCGGTTCTATTACAGGTATTGTGAAGGATTCTGCTGATGACTATGCGTTACAATCTGTAACCATAACATTATATAAAAAATCTGATTCTTCCCTGGTAAATTATCATATAACCGGGGAAGATGGCGCCTTTACTTTTAATGATATACCCTTTTTTACACCGGTTAATATTAATTTTTCTTTTACCGGGTATAACCCTTTTTCTAAAACGATCACTTTAGATTCAACGAATCGTAGCTTCAATTTTAAAAACCTGTTTTTGGCCAAGAGCCAGGGTACCATGGATGAGGTTGTAGTTAAAGCGGTGGTTCCTATTACTATGAACGGGGATACGTTGGAGATTAACCCCGCTGCTTTTAAGTTAGATTCTAACGCAGTAGTAGAAGATATGTTGCGAAGGGTGCCGGGTGTTACCATGTGGGGCGATGGCACGATTACAGTTAACGGTAGAAAGGTAAATAACGTATATGTAGATGGTAAGCCTTTCTTCGGAAGTGATCCGGCTATGGCCACGCAAAATTTACCCAAGAACGCTATTGAAAAAATTCAGGTATATAAGGAAACCGATTATAGTAAGGATAATATAGATGATAACCCGGCAGATTCTATGTTGACGATGAACATAAAGTTGCGGGAGGATAAAAAGTTTGGATACTTTGGCAAAGCCGGAGCGGGTATCGGAACCGACGATCGTTATGAATTCGACGGGTCGGGACTGGCATATAACAAAAAGATGAGGGGGGGAATAGCTGCCAGCATGAATAATATCAATAAATCGGCAGGCCTGCAGGAAATGTTTCAGCAAAGCACTTACCGCAACTATAATCCTAATAACAGGTATGTAGCTAATTTTGGAAGCAATGGTATTAACCGGGTGTTATTTTTAGGAGGTAGTATGCAATACGATTTCTCTCAAACCAATAATAGCCGCTTTAATAACCAGTTAAGAGCTAATTACGATTTTAGAAATACAAGAAATTTTACCACTTCAACCACGGACTCCAGAAACAGTGCTACGGATGTTGTTTTTCTGCAGGATTCCAGGCAGGAAAGTACGTCCGAAAATAATACGCATAATGCTGGTTTGAACTATAATAAAAGAGATCAGGACAAAGACTTTGCAGTGAACCTTAGTTTTAATTCTGGTACCAGTGAAAGGAACTCTACCAGCTCTTCCGATAAAGCCATAGAAGATGGCACAAGGGTAAGCGAAAGCTCCAATGCGTCCATCTCACAAGGATCTAATAATGGAATCAATTTCTCAACTTCGTTCCGTAATAAAGACGATGACGACCGCAACCTTAAAAGTTTTGGTATTAATTATAACCTGGGATATAATCAGTCCGAAAATGAAAGCAGGAATATCACCGATTTTATATCCTACGAGAATGCAGATGATAATCGATATTTTAACAGGCGTAATAATAGTGAGTCCTCCAGCTTCAATAATAGCCTTGGTATGAACTACAATGCCTTGAAAAGATTGTTATTCGGCAACTTTAGTTTATGGAATATTAATATGGTGCTCAATAATAACGTTTCCTTTTCAAGATCAGATGTAAGTTCATTTGTTAGTGATTATGATTCATTAACCGGACATTATATCGGGAATGACTCACTGACCAATGATAACCGGGTTACCAGGATAGAAGACAGGCCTTCATTGAGGTTATCGAAAAACTTTACCAGGCGTTTATCAGACCGCTTTAATCGTTATATTAATGTTTCGGCAAACATACAGGGGCAATTCCTGACGGAAAAAAATGAGTCCAGTTTTGATTACCGCAATATCGACCGCTCTTTCAGCTTCTTTACTCCTTCAGCGGCTGTTGGTTATAATTACCAGCGATTTAATAAATATACCATAGAAGCTAATTTATCCGGAAATTCTACGCCTTCTATTCCTTCTGTTGATCAGCTAAGGCCTATTATTGATACCAGCACCAATGTGTATAATATCAATCTCGGCAATGCAAATCTCAGACCTTCTGTTACTAATGGGGTGAATTTTAATTTTAATTATCGCCGGGAGCAACCTTCAAGAAAAGCAGACCTGAGTTTTGAGGTAAATGGCGCTGCCAGTGGAGTGAATGACGGTATTGTTGATAGCAGTTTTTATAACAGACAAAATGGTCGAAGAACCATTTACATGATCAATATGGATGGAAGGCGTAATTACAGCGCTGGTTTTACGGGGCGCACTTCTTTTAAGTTAAAAAATAATAAAGTGCTTCAATTTAATTATTCGCTAAACTATACTAATACTACTTCTCCAAACTATGTGGATGGTTTATATAATATTGCCAAGGCTAATGGCTTGACACATAACCTGGGCGTATTTTATACACTGGGCGATATTGGTAATATTCAGGCCTCGCAGGCAATCAACACTAACAGTAGCCGGCAAAGCAGTCGTAACCTGCAATCTTTAAATGCTGTTAATTATATTACCCAGGGTAATTTGAATCTCTCTCCTATACGGGATCTGACAATCAGCACAACCATTAACTACGTAACCAACAACACTACAAATCAATCGTCCACGCTATGGAATGCATTTGCTACTTATCGTTTCCTGCCAACAAAACAGGCTGAGGTTAAGTTGTCTGCTATGGATATATTAAAAAAGAACCAGAATATATCGACGACAGCAGGTTTAACTAACTTAAGCACTACGGTGTCTAATGGCTTACAGCAATTCTTTATGGTTACGCTATCCTATTATCCGAGAAAATTCGGCGGTGGAGGCCGAAGAGGCGGTGGCCGTGGAGAAAGTGGCGAAGGTAGGGGCGGTGAACGTCGGAATTTTGAGAGACGCGGTTCCGGGGGCGGTGGCTTTGGCGGCGGTATGCGGGGTCGTAATTAA
- a CDS encoding homocysteine S-methyltransferase family protein: MSAIRNLLNEKILVLDGAMGTMIQRYKLTEEDYRGDRFKDWHTDVKGNNDLLSITRPDIIKAIHKEYLQAGSDIIETNTFSSTSIAQADYDMQALAHELNVASVQSAKDAIAEYQKETGDKSPKFVAGAIGPLNKTLSLSPDVNNPGYRAVTFDEVVIAYTEQIHALIEAGADILLIETIFDTLNAKAAIFSAKKYFREHPGSECEIMISGTITDASGRTLSGQTLEAFYISVAHANPLSIGLNCALGAREMRAHVEELSQIAGCYVSAYPNAGLPNAMGEYDELPEQTAAFLDDWANQGFVNIVGGCCGTTPDHIREIAKAVKTIQPRVLPVVEEIL, from the coding sequence ATGAGTGCAATAAGAAATTTATTGAATGAAAAAATATTAGTACTGGATGGCGCTATGGGCACCATGATACAACGTTATAAACTTACCGAAGAAGACTATAGAGGCGATCGCTTTAAAGACTGGCATACCGATGTGAAAGGCAATAATGATCTTTTGAGTATTACCCGGCCGGATATTATTAAAGCTATTCACAAAGAATACCTGCAGGCAGGTTCCGATATTATCGAAACCAATACTTTTAGCAGTACCTCTATTGCCCAGGCTGATTATGATATGCAGGCTTTGGCACATGAGCTAAACGTAGCTTCTGTACAATCTGCAAAAGATGCCATCGCAGAATATCAGAAGGAAACGGGCGACAAGTCCCCTAAGTTTGTTGCGGGGGCAATAGGGCCATTGAATAAAACATTAAGTCTTTCACCTGATGTAAATAACCCTGGCTATCGTGCGGTAACTTTTGATGAGGTAGTAATAGCTTATACCGAACAGATCCATGCATTAATTGAGGCAGGAGCCGATATACTTTTGATTGAAACCATCTTCGATACTTTGAACGCGAAAGCTGCTATTTTTTCGGCAAAAAAATATTTCAGGGAGCACCCGGGTTCCGAATGTGAGATCATGATCAGTGGTACTATCACCGATGCATCAGGACGTACTTTGAGCGGACAAACATTAGAGGCTTTCTATATTTCGGTGGCACATGCCAATCCATTAAGTATTGGTCTTAATTGTGCTTTGGGGGCCCGTGAAATGAGAGCGCACGTAGAAGAGTTGTCACAGATCGCCGGTTGCTATGTATCTGCTTATCCCAATGCCGGCTTGCCCAACGCAATGGGTGAGTACGATGAATTACCTGAACAAACGGCCGCTTTTCTTGACGATTGGGCTAACCAGGGCTTCGTGAATATCGTAGGGGGCTGTTGTGGCACTACACCTGATCATATCCGTGAAATTGCAAAAGCGGTAAAAACGATACAACCAAGAGTATTACCTGTGGTGGAGGAAATTTTGTAA
- a CDS encoding SemiSWEET family sugar transporter → MEFVDILGYVAGLLTTLTFLPQVIKTVKEKSAKDVSLNMFLIAAANQVLWVIYGVLKKDLVIIMTNVLILVLSLTMVFLKLKFGRTTASPSDTL, encoded by the coding sequence ATGGAATTTGTTGATATACTGGGCTATGTTGCGGGCCTATTAACTACGCTTACGTTTTTACCCCAGGTAATAAAGACGGTAAAGGAAAAGTCTGCCAAAGATGTATCGCTAAATATGTTTTTAATAGCCGCAGCTAACCAGGTATTGTGGGTGATTTACGGGGTGCTTAAAAAAGACCTGGTTATTATCATGACCAATGTACTGATATTGGTGTTGTCGCTGACGATGGTATTCCTGAAACTTAAGTTTGGCAGAACCACTGCAAGTCCGTCGGATACTTTGTAG
- a CDS encoding septal ring lytic transglycosylase RlpA family protein has translation MNKIIPALLLCVVAFNSCSRKIVETGKASFYADKFVGRKTASGAIFKQNKLTAAHKTLPFGTKVKVKNQANGKTVKVLINDRGPFVQGRIIDLSKKAAKRLDMVNAGISDVTIKYKKKK, from the coding sequence ATGAATAAAATAATCCCGGCCCTTTTACTATGCGTTGTTGCCTTTAACAGTTGCAGCAGAAAAATAGTGGAGACAGGCAAAGCTTCTTTTTATGCCGATAAATTCGTGGGACGCAAAACCGCAAGCGGCGCTATATTCAAACAAAACAAATTAACCGCTGCCCATAAAACGTTACCTTTTGGCACTAAAGTGAAGGTGAAAAACCAGGCTAACGGTAAAACAGTTAAAGTATTGATTAATGACCGGGGACCATTTGTTCAGGGCCGGATTATTGATCTCAGCAAAAAGGCTGCTAAAAGGCTGGATATGGTTAATGCAGGAATTTCTGACGTTACCATTAAATACAAAAAGAAGAAATAA